The proteins below are encoded in one region of Streptomyces roseirectus:
- a CDS encoding MarR family winged helix-turn-helix transcriptional regulator, protein MSSEAVTGLGKEALCWELAGEVRALQGAVEAVDAAAAARLGINQTDLRCLDVLLQRESAAPGELGAALGLTTGSVTAMLDRLDKLGYLTREPDPGDRRRSVVRASERTRKAAEEIYRPLAEEANAGLQHYSVDELRLLVEFVRSSREVQEKHVARIRG, encoded by the coding sequence ATGTCAAGTGAAGCTGTGACCGGCCTGGGCAAGGAAGCGCTGTGCTGGGAACTCGCGGGCGAGGTGCGGGCCCTCCAGGGCGCGGTCGAGGCGGTCGACGCGGCGGCCGCCGCCCGGCTCGGCATCAACCAGACCGACCTGCGCTGCCTCGACGTCCTGCTGCAACGCGAGAGCGCCGCACCCGGTGAACTGGGTGCGGCGCTCGGACTCACCACCGGCAGCGTCACGGCCATGCTGGACCGGCTCGACAAACTCGGCTACCTCACCCGCGAACCGGACCCCGGCGACCGCCGCAGGTCCGTCGTGCGGGCCAGCGAGCGCACCCGCAAGGCCGCCGAGGAGATCTACCGGCCGCTCGCCGAGGAGGCCAACGCCGGGCTCCAGCACTACTCGGTGGACGAGCTGAGGCTGCTCGTCGAGTTCGTCCGCAGCAGCCGCGAGGTCCAGGAGAAACACGTCGCCCGGATCCGCGGCTGA
- a CDS encoding cation:proton antiporter produces the protein MDLSTLGRLLLALTVIVTVARLLGALAGRLQQPPVIGEIIGGILLGPTLFDGEITSALFPADVRPSLTNLANLGVCVFMFLVGLEFDRGLLRGQGRIAAGVSLSAIVLPFSLGALLALHLADGHPTDDKLAFVLFLGTAMSVTAFPVLARILTDKNLISTPVGGLALAAAAVDDVLAWSMLAAVAALAGAAGAPWHVALVLPYAALLLWGVRPLLAKLAARAPGRRAGRLTDAGVLLGVAGGLYLSAQATEWMGLHLIFGAFLFGIVLPREGAARLRSRALPWVERTSSLLLLPVFFMVAGLKVDLSRMDATAFGELALILLVAIGGKFIGAFLGARANGVQPRHSVVLALLINTRGLTELIVLTVGLQLGVLDQPLYSLMVIMALVTTAMAGIVLPFVYPEERIRADLAAREGATPRRVG, from the coding sequence GTGGATCTGAGCACCCTGGGCCGGCTGCTGCTCGCCCTGACCGTGATCGTCACCGTCGCGCGCCTGCTCGGCGCCCTCGCCGGACGGCTTCAACAGCCGCCCGTGATAGGCGAGATCATCGGCGGGATCCTGCTGGGACCCACGCTGTTCGACGGCGAGATCACCTCCGCCCTCTTCCCCGCCGACGTCCGCCCGTCCCTGACGAACCTCGCGAACCTCGGCGTGTGCGTCTTCATGTTCCTGGTCGGCCTGGAGTTCGACCGGGGTCTGCTGCGGGGCCAGGGCCGCATCGCGGCCGGCGTCTCGCTGAGCGCGATCGTCCTGCCGTTCTCCCTCGGCGCGCTCCTCGCCCTCCACCTCGCGGACGGCCACCCCACCGACGACAAGCTCGCGTTCGTCCTGTTCCTCGGGACGGCCATGTCGGTGACCGCGTTCCCCGTGCTGGCCCGCATCCTCACCGACAAGAACCTCATCAGCACGCCCGTCGGCGGCCTCGCCCTCGCGGCGGCGGCCGTCGACGACGTCCTCGCCTGGTCGATGCTGGCCGCCGTCGCGGCCCTCGCCGGCGCGGCGGGCGCCCCCTGGCACGTCGCGCTCGTCCTTCCCTACGCCGCGCTGCTGCTGTGGGGCGTACGGCCGCTGCTGGCGAAGCTGGCCGCGCGGGCCCCTGGCCGCAGGGCGGGCCGGCTGACCGACGCCGGAGTACTGCTCGGCGTCGCGGGCGGGCTGTACCTGTCGGCTCAGGCCACCGAGTGGATGGGCCTCCACCTGATCTTCGGCGCGTTCCTGTTCGGCATCGTGCTGCCCCGCGAAGGCGCTGCGCGGCTACGCAGCCGGGCCCTTCCCTGGGTCGAACGCACCTCCTCCCTCCTCCTGCTCCCCGTGTTCTTCATGGTCGCCGGCCTCAAGGTCGACCTCTCCCGCATGGACGCGACCGCCTTCGGCGAACTGGCCCTGATCCTCCTGGTCGCGATCGGCGGCAAGTTCATAGGCGCCTTCCTCGGCGCCCGCGCCAACGGTGTCCAGCCACGCCACTCCGTCGTCCTCGCCCTCCTCATCAACACCCGCGGCCTCACCGAACTGATCGTCCTGACCGTCGGCCTCCAACTCGGCGTCCTCGACCAGCCCCTCTACTCCCTCATGGTCATCATGGCCCTGGTGACCACCGCCATGGCCGGCATCGTCCTGCCGTTCGTCTACCCCGAGGAACGAATACGGGCCGACCTGGCTGCCCGCGAGGGGGCGACGCCCCGCCGGGTGGGGTGA
- a CDS encoding LLM class flavin-dependent oxidoreductase → METGVGLPTTVPDVTGARLTGWAREAENLGFASLGVLDRLVYDNYESLTSLAAAAAVTERIRLTSSILIAAYRPGTAVLAKQAATVHALSGGRLTLGVAAGGRDDDFRATGASYGDRGRRLDGIIAELKETWAGRGPVPGIGPAFAEDGRPELIVGGHTPAAMARAARHADGWIAGGSSATGYADLAQRAREAWRTAGRPDKPRLVALVYACLGPGARDIAESYLRSYYAFIGPKAEMAAKAVVIGAEALRDTVTAYEEAGCDELLIFPCTADPGQLELLAKASLG, encoded by the coding sequence ATGGAGACCGGAGTGGGCCTGCCCACCACCGTCCCGGACGTCACCGGCGCCCGGCTCACCGGCTGGGCCCGCGAGGCCGAGAACCTGGGTTTCGCGAGCCTCGGCGTGCTCGACCGGCTCGTGTACGACAACTACGAGTCGCTGACCTCGCTCGCCGCCGCCGCCGCGGTGACCGAGCGCATCCGTCTCACGTCCAGCATCCTCATCGCCGCCTACCGGCCGGGCACGGCGGTGCTCGCCAAGCAGGCGGCCACCGTCCACGCCCTCTCCGGCGGCCGGCTCACCCTGGGCGTCGCCGCCGGCGGCCGGGACGACGACTTCCGGGCCACCGGGGCGTCCTACGGCGACCGGGGCCGCCGCCTGGACGGCATCATCGCCGAGCTGAAGGAGACCTGGGCGGGCCGCGGCCCCGTCCCCGGCATCGGCCCCGCCTTCGCCGAGGACGGCCGTCCCGAGCTGATCGTGGGCGGGCACACCCCGGCCGCGATGGCCCGCGCCGCCCGCCACGCCGACGGCTGGATCGCCGGCGGCAGCTCTGCCACCGGCTACGCCGACCTCGCGCAGCGGGCCCGCGAGGCATGGCGCACGGCGGGCCGCCCCGACAAACCCCGCCTGGTCGCCCTCGTGTACGCCTGCCTCGGCCCCGGCGCACGAGACATCGCCGAGAGCTACCTGCGGTCCTACTACGCCTTCATCGGCCCCAAGGCGGAAATGGCCGCCAAAGCGGTCGTCATCGGCGCCGAAGCCCTCCGCGACACCGTCACCGCCTACGAGGAGGCCGGCTGCGACGAACTGCTGATCTTCCCGTGCACAGCGGACCCCGGCCAGCTGGAACTGCTGGCGAAGGCGTCGCTGGGCTGA
- a CDS encoding methyltransferase has translation MTPDDLTKISGLAHSFTVSKLLLSAVELGVFTALAQTVEGSAETEELRAATGLHARAATDFFDALVALGLLEKTEGRYRNSPLAQGYLVRGENFRGGFLDGANYVLYPAWGRLTEALRTGKPQAEGDFEAMLDDPRARQTFLAMQDALSAPLVPQLLDALDLTGYATLTDVGGARGNLAGLVLQARPHLTARVFDRPQNAEPCAEHAKALGVEGRLEFTGGDFFADPLPPADVVVIGHVLADFSVDERKTLVGKAYEAVAPGGALLVYDPMPGDEPHLPALVSSLHMLVMTPAGAGYHPGDCEQWMRVAGFTDVTRHPLLLGNTLLVARKPA, from the coding sequence TTCACCGTCTCCAAGCTCCTCCTGAGCGCCGTGGAACTCGGCGTCTTCACCGCCCTCGCGCAGACCGTCGAGGGCAGCGCCGAGACGGAGGAGCTGCGCGCGGCGACCGGCCTGCACGCCCGCGCCGCCACCGACTTCTTCGACGCCCTGGTCGCCCTCGGCCTCCTGGAGAAGACGGAGGGCCGCTACCGCAACAGCCCGCTCGCGCAAGGCTATTTGGTGCGCGGCGAGAACTTCCGGGGCGGTTTCCTGGACGGCGCGAACTACGTCCTCTACCCCGCCTGGGGCCGCCTCACCGAGGCCCTGCGCACCGGAAAACCGCAGGCCGAGGGCGACTTCGAGGCGATGCTCGACGACCCCCGCGCCCGCCAGACGTTCCTCGCGATGCAGGACGCCCTCAGCGCACCCCTCGTCCCGCAGCTCCTCGACGCCCTCGACCTCACCGGGTACGCCACCCTCACCGACGTCGGCGGCGCGCGCGGCAACCTCGCCGGGCTCGTCCTCCAGGCCCGGCCGCACCTCACCGCCCGCGTCTTCGACCGTCCGCAGAACGCCGAGCCGTGCGCCGAGCACGCCAAGGCGCTCGGTGTCGAGGGGCGCCTGGAGTTCACCGGCGGCGACTTCTTCGCCGACCCGCTGCCGCCCGCCGACGTCGTCGTCATCGGCCACGTCCTCGCGGACTTCTCCGTCGACGAGCGCAAGACGCTGGTGGGGAAGGCGTACGAGGCCGTCGCGCCCGGCGGCGCGCTGCTGGTGTACGACCCGATGCCGGGCGACGAACCGCACCTGCCCGCGCTGGTGTCCAGCCTGCACATGCTGGTGATGACCCCGGCCGGCGCCGGCTACCACCCCGGTGACTGCGAGCAGTGGATGCGGGTGGCCGGGTTCACCGACGTCACCCGGCATCCGCTGCTGCTGGGCAACACGCTCCTCGTCGCCCGTAAACCCGCCTAG